DNA from Platichthys flesus chromosome 20, fPlaFle2.1, whole genome shotgun sequence:
TATATTTACTTGCTGGCCAGGCCGCCACCAGGTGGAAGGTTGGGGATGTTCTCTGTGGCAATGCTCCTTAGGACAGACACCAGGTCAGGGACTCCTGCGTCCCCACAACCTGCCAGTAGatctacacacaacacaaagaggaTAAAGGTTTGTGAGAGGTAGTGTTGTTTACTGATGTGAGGTTGtaacataaaaaacatgtttctctgcAGAGGCTGAGAAATCACCCacatcagaggagaagaaaaaaaaaagaaaaaacaacaaatctgatcctctgcttcttgccATTTGCAGCAATACTGACTGAAGCGAAtgatttctaaatatttgtattaccCTAcagaatgtttattttgtcctgATCGTGAACACAGAAACTAAACCCAGCACGAGGCCACTTGTGTAAatgacctttaaaaaaaaaaaatatatatatatatatatatatatatgtactgaAAAAAGAACGAAGAAAAACATAGAAAGACTGCTGGGTCATAAAAAACAGTGTAGGTATTTACCCACCActgaacaaataaatgtttacaatAATCCATTCCGACTTTCAATGAGAACCAAACGATGGATGTATTTGCAAGAACCATGATTCAAGTTTAGGACGTTGGGTGATGTCAAGTCTACTGACCCTCAACACGGGACTCCAGGTATTTATCCaattcctcttcttttttcacAGCCTCCTCTGAGATCTTCGGAGCTCCGGGTAAACACACCAACACCACACTCATATTGTCCCTGCTCCCCTGTAGGATGACGGAACAAAAACAGAGTTAAACAAAATCAAGGAATATATTATCTTAAGAATTTAATTTCAACACAATTATTGTTTGAGACATCAACCTTGTATTTGTATTACCTGATCCTGAGTGTTTTAAccacttttttttgtattgtattgtatattttttataatactAGCATGCCATTACTTATATTTCAAAAAGTCCTATAGTGgctttaaatttaatttaatactaATTAAAAGCTTTCCAGTGAGGTCGTCTTACTGTGGTGTTAATAATGAGTTATAGTAACTGTATCGTTATTAATGTTGTTTGATAACGTACTTAAAATATTTTAGGTGGTGAAATGCTAAAATCAGTATAATGTCATGAAAGGTGATTAATTGATTATAAAAATATTTGCCAACTGcttctgaattaaaaaaaaatattatgaaCCTCTAATGACGACTAAGGGATTTATTCTCTTGCCGTGTGTTCTAGAAACAGAACAGCTTAACCTTTGGCTGGAAGCTGCTGTCTGATCATTAGACAAtatattatttgatatttatagGACACACAGTCACCTACAGCCTAGATGGAGCAATGGCCTCAAAGTAGTGGATATTCACCTCGTCATTACCATGAAATAAAGTCACAGCAACGTTCTCCAAGTGTACAATCTCACATTCATCACAAAGGGCAGTGGCAGTGAACTGAAAATTACCAGGCAGTTGTGCACTTCTCTTCAGGTACAAATATATGAGTGATACACATAAAGCAAAAGCCTCAGTTGAACACTGTGGAGGATTAGTTCAGGTAAAGAGTGACCGTTACTTTATTTTGGATCGATAACAGGGAAGGTCAATGGACAGGGACCGATTTAAAAGCAGTAATGTATTATTCAACATCTGATTTCTTATCTCTGGATGTGAGATGTTAGGTTCTGTTcaacattaaatcatttttcttaTACTGGGTTtagttattaaatatttttggaTAAATACTTTTATCTGtcgatttattttttatctgcTGATATGGGCCTCTCAAAGACATGTTGGTTTTAGCACAAGTGTTACTAAAAAGTggataatacaaaataaatgattttagTTTAAAGAAccttttcctgtttattttcttaattccaattctatatatctataaatattaAAGTGTATGATTTAACTGCAAATATCAAGCCTTATAAACACCGTCGTCAAAAGAGTTTGATAATGGCATCTCAAGAATCATTGCCAttgtatttgttgatttatCGCTATCGGAAAATGTTGACTTCTAAAACTCCGAGGCAATATTTGAATGACAACTCGATCAACAATAAACCTTCTTCACCAGACACTTTCTCAAAGGTTTGATCAAAGCAAACGCACAAAGTAATTAAGAGAACTGAGCATATGGGCGTCTTCTGTGAAACATTCTAAGCTGGCAACTATGTATGAACTTTCACCTTCAATGTGTGAGAATGTATGTGGAACAAAAGCAGCTTACCTTATGTAGACAGCAGTCCACCACAGAGTTACAGACCTTCTCCAGGTCATCACACACCAGCAGTCGTGAGCGGACAAACTCGCACAGCTCCTCGTTGGACATGACGTCCCAGATTCCATCACACGCCAGCACCACAAACTCGTCTCCTTCGGGCGCTcgttccaacacacacacctcgggCTCAGGGCTTACCAGCTGCTCCGTGGGGCCCTTACCATCCACACATTTGTAGTCATAGTCCCCCAGGGCCCGGGACACAGCCAGGGAGCCGTTCACCCTCTGGATCATGACTGAGCCGCCAGCGTTCTGGATGCGCTCCTTTTCACGGGGGTTGCAGGGCTTGTGGTCCTGGGTGGAGAAGCCCAACTTGCTGTCTCGACACAGCACGGCCCGCGAATCGCCGCAGTTAATGAAGTAGAGGTGGGTCGGGCTGAGCAACACGCACACAGCTGTTGATCCACTGCGGTCCATGCCCTGCCGCAGGTCAGTGAAGCTGCGCATGTACTCGTCAATGTTCAGGAAGCCTGAGCGGATGCCGTCCTTCACGCCCTCCACAGAGCCGGATCCAGGCACAAATTCTGCCCCTCCAGACAAGATGTGTTCCAGCAGGTGGCCAGAGCAGTAGTTGGCCACCCGGGACCCTGCATGGCCATCATAGACGGCAAAGAAGGACCAGTCGGTAAGTCCAT
Protein-coding regions in this window:
- the ppm1bb gene encoding protein phosphatase 1bb isoform X3, with amino-acid sequence MGAFLDKPKTEKHSAHGDGNGLQYGLSSMQGWRVEMEDAHTAAVGLPHGLTDWSFFAVYDGHAGSRVANYCSGHLLEHILSGGAEFVPGSGSVEGVKDGIRSGFLNIDEYMRSFTDLRQGMDRSGSTAVCVLLSPTHLYFINCGDSRAVLCRDSKLGFSTQDHKPCNPREKERIQNAGGSVMIQRVNGSLAVSRALGDYDYKCVDGKGPTEQLVSPEPEVCVLERAPEGDEFVVLACDGIWDVMSNEELCEFVRSRLLVCDDLEKVCNSVVDCCLHKGSRDNMSVVLVCLPGAPKISEEAVKKEEELDKYLESRVEDLLAGCGDAGVPDLVSVLRSIATENIPNLPPGGGLASKRSVIEAVYNKLNPHREEEGS
- the ppm1bb gene encoding protein phosphatase 1bb isoform X2, producing the protein MGAFLDKPKTEKHSAHGDGNGLQYGLSSMQGWRVEMEDAHTAAVGLPHGLTDWSFFAVYDGHAGSRVANYCSGHLLEHILSGGAEFVPGSGSVEGVKDGIRSGFLNIDEYMRSFTDLRQGMDRSGSTAVCVLLSPTHLYFINCGDSRAVLCRDSKLGFSTQDHKPCNPREKERIQNAGGSVMIQRVNGSLAVSRALGDYDYKCVDGKGPTEQLVSPEPEVCVLERAPEGDEFVVLACDGIWDVMSNEELCEFVRSRLLVCDDLEKVCNSVVDCCLHKGSRDNMSVVLVCLPGAPKISEEAVKKEEELDKYLESRVEDLLAGCGDAGVPDLVSVLRSIATENIPNLPPGGGLASKRSVIEAVYNKLNPHREEEGSTGELEDPW
- the ppm1bb gene encoding protein phosphatase 1bb isoform X1, whose product is MGAFLDKPKTEKHSAHGDGNGLQYGLSSMQGWRVEMEDAHTAAVGLPHGLTDWSFFAVYDGHAGSRVANYCSGHLLEHILSGGAEFVPGSGSVEGVKDGIRSGFLNIDEYMRSFTDLRQGMDRSGSTAVCVLLSPTHLYFINCGDSRAVLCRDSKLGFSTQDHKPCNPREKERIQNAGGSVMIQRVNGSLAVSRALGDYDYKCVDGKGPTEQLVSPEPEVCVLERAPEGDEFVVLACDGIWDVMSNEELCEFVRSRLLVCDDLEKVCNSVVDCCLHKGSRDNMSVVLVCLPGAPKISEEAVKKEEELDKYLESRVEDLLAGCGDAGVPDLVSVLRSIATENIPNLPPGGGLASKRSVIEAVYNKLNPHREEEGAFAGGEEESEEGGGNTAAHLLEALRQFRLHHRGQYRAVLEDTLATYQVRGESAAEGTGASRRTLDCDNDGQKQPTSPPSPPSPPPSPATAEPEASEDAPTPELNPSSD